A window from Gossypium raimondii isolate GPD5lz chromosome 7, ASM2569854v1, whole genome shotgun sequence encodes these proteins:
- the LOC128042478 gene encoding uncharacterized protein LOC128042478 produces MKDPRSFTIPCSIGNHYLGKALYDLGASINLIPLSTFRKLGIGHMKPTTVALQLVDRSLAQPEGKIKDILVRVDKFIFSADFIILYCKADKKVPIILGRPFLATRRNIIDVYKDDLIEEKFNDQSIMLSEEFAVTSNDEFLDNCDNVVEANNIELRHGWQSKSLDLANRTALIFNPSIGDAPTLELKPLPTHLKYVFLGDNNTLLVIVSAALDVTLEENLV; encoded by the exons ATGAAAGATCCTAGGAGTtttactatcccatgttcaattggaaacCATTATTTGGGCAAGGCTTTATACGACTTGGGAGCTAGCATCAACCTAATTCCACTATCTACTTTtagaaagttgggaattggtcacatgaaaCCTACTACAGTGGCATTGCAACTAGTTGATCGATCATTAGCTCAACCTGAAGGGAAAATCAAAGATATCTTAGTTCGtgtggataaattcattttttcggctgattttatcatactttaTTGCAAGGCAGACAAGAAGGTTCCCATAATCTTAGGACGACCATTTTTAGCTACCAGAAGAAATATTATTGATGTTTACAAAG atgatctaattgaggaaaaattcaatgaccaaagcaTAATGCTCTCTGAGGAGTTTGCAGTGACATCTAATGATGAATTCTTAGATAATTGTGACAATGTGGTTGAAGCTAATAACATTGAACTCAGGCATGGATGGCAAAGTAAATCCTTAGACTTAGCCAACAGAACAGCTCTAATTTTCAACCCATCTATTGGCGACGCTCCTACTCtagaattgaaaccactacctacTCATCTTAAATACGTCTTTCTTGGTGATAACAATACTCTCCTAGTTATTGTCTCTGCAGCACTAGATGTAACTCTAGAAGAAAATTTGGTCTAA